A single window of uncultured Methanospirillum sp. DNA harbors:
- a CDS encoding tetratricopeptide repeat protein, whose protein sequence is MISRLLFPVVLLFILITPALVQAATDPLSQADDAYYNGEYQRAIRWYDEALSASPDDQGAMIGRLRALAALSRWDEVVNGVNRYNLTSTGTSEVSAIRAEAAVNTGNPKEALEILDNSSDLNRTEDVRIRSEALIALDKGEEAASLIRKEEAEGPLDPRLSLLMGTILIRDGNVTASLPYLQEAYLALPSDPDASASLGDAAASLGKYEEALDFVSNAASLNQSDPGIWVTVAYLNTRLGRYDEAIDALEHPLASTPDDPQLLNAKAYALYLSGRGSEGRTLAEEVLRQHPGNPGAMDTLGCILLSEGKVEEATGYLEQAAEYLSRDPEVLSHLAEAYHMQGQDNKAEDLYQRSLRIDDTSGRAWRGYSEVLLALERYPEAASAIAEAFRFYPGDSELIAWEKKADKVLVDWYLKEEAVNSTGHE, encoded by the coding sequence ATGATAAGTCGTCTCCTCTTCCCGGTAGTTCTCCTGTTCATTCTGATCACTCCCGCCCTGGTTCAGGCTGCAACAGATCCTCTCTCCCAGGCTGATGATGCCTATTACAACGGAGAGTATCAGCGTGCGATCCGGTGGTATGATGAGGCCCTTTCTGCCAGTCCTGATGATCAGGGTGCGATGATCGGGAGGCTCAGGGCACTAGCAGCTCTCTCACGATGGGACGAGGTTGTGAACGGGGTGAACCGGTATAATCTCACCTCTACAGGAACCAGCGAGGTATCAGCGATCAGGGCTGAGGCAGCGGTGAATACTGGCAATCCAAAAGAGGCCCTGGAGATCCTTGACAACTCATCTGACCTGAACAGGACCGAGGATGTGCGAATCAGATCAGAAGCCCTGATAGCTCTTGACAAGGGTGAAGAGGCGGCCTCGCTTATCAGAAAAGAGGAAGCCGAAGGGCCCCTTGATCCCCGTCTCTCCCTGCTTATGGGTACAATCCTGATCAGAGATGGAAATGTAACTGCATCACTCCCATATCTGCAAGAGGCATACCTGGCTCTTCCGAGCGATCCCGACGCCTCTGCCTCGCTGGGAGATGCGGCTGCCTCACTTGGAAAGTACGAGGAGGCTCTTGATTTTGTCAGTAATGCAGCCTCCCTGAACCAGAGTGATCCCGGTATCTGGGTGACGGTCGCATACCTGAACACCCGGCTTGGCAGGTACGATGAAGCGATAGACGCCCTTGAGCATCCGCTGGCCTCAACTCCTGATGATCCACAACTACTCAATGCTAAGGCGTATGCCCTGTATCTGAGCGGACGAGGAAGTGAAGGCCGTACACTCGCTGAAGAGGTACTCAGACAGCATCCTGGGAATCCTGGGGCCATGGATACACTCGGGTGCATTCTGCTCTCCGAAGGGAAGGTTGAGGAGGCTACCGGATACCTGGAGCAGGCAGCAGAGTACCTCTCCAGAGATCCCGAGGTCCTCTCACATCTTGCAGAAGCCTACCATATGCAGGGGCAGGACAATAAGGCTGAAGACCTCTATCAACGCTCGCTCAGGATCGATGATACGTCTGGCCGGGCATGGAGAGGGTACAGCGAGGTCCTTCTTGCCCTGGAGCGGTATCCGGAGGCCGCCTCCGCAATCGCCGAGGCATTCAGGTTCTACCCTGGAGACTCTGAACTCATCGCGTGGGAGAAGAAGGCTGACAAAGTGCTTGTTGACTGGTATCTCAAGGAAGAGGCGGTTAACAGCACCGGACATGAATAG
- the cofH gene encoding 5-amino-6-(D-ribitylamino)uracil--L-tyrosine 4-hydroxyphenyl transferase CofH, protein MKLQTLLSDTLAGHRLTPEEGAYLLSVTGRDLYQLFAAADEMREKKVGNTVTFVRNQNVHITNICKNLCGFCGFGRKKGDPDAYLFGRDEIQAQVREAKARGVTEICFLSGVHPDFRLQNYLSFLEWAHEIFPDVHIHAYSPDEVDWIARKENLEPAKVISALKEGGLGSMQGTAAEVLVDEVRDVICPAKVRTARWEEIIREAHRLGLTSSATIMYGSTETPQERAAHLDLIRRIQDDTGGFSEMVLLSYIHSRTPLYQKGTVRFGPTGRDDLVTTAVCRLYLDNIDHIQVSWPKIGIKMSQLGLLAGADDLSGTMYIDDVTGDAGADLSDIFEPEEMAYICADIGRELKERSTLYKILK, encoded by the coding sequence ATGAAACTACAGACACTCCTTTCAGACACGCTTGCCGGTCACCGGCTCACACCAGAAGAAGGTGCATATCTTCTGTCAGTTACCGGACGGGATCTCTATCAACTCTTTGCTGCAGCAGATGAGATGAGGGAGAAGAAGGTAGGCAACACTGTCACGTTTGTGCGCAACCAGAACGTCCATATCACCAACATATGTAAAAACCTCTGCGGATTCTGCGGGTTTGGCAGAAAAAAAGGTGATCCTGATGCGTACCTCTTCGGCAGGGATGAGATACAGGCACAGGTCCGTGAGGCAAAAGCACGGGGAGTTACTGAGATCTGTTTCCTCTCCGGTGTTCACCCTGACTTCAGGCTTCAGAACTACCTCTCGTTTCTGGAGTGGGCACACGAGATCTTCCCAGATGTTCACATCCATGCCTACTCTCCTGATGAGGTTGACTGGATAGCACGGAAAGAAAACCTGGAACCTGCAAAGGTCATCAGTGCCCTCAAAGAGGGCGGCCTTGGAAGTATGCAGGGAACTGCAGCAGAAGTTCTCGTGGATGAGGTCAGGGATGTCATCTGTCCGGCAAAAGTGAGAACTGCACGGTGGGAGGAGATCATCAGGGAGGCTCACCGGCTCGGACTCACCAGCTCTGCGACGATCATGTATGGGTCAACCGAGACTCCGCAGGAGAGGGCTGCACACCTCGATCTTATCCGCCGCATTCAGGATGATACAGGAGGGTTCTCCGAGATGGTTCTCCTCTCCTATATCCATAGCAGGACCCCGCTCTACCAGAAAGGGACAGTCAGGTTCGGCCCGACAGGAAGGGACGACCTGGTGACGACCGCAGTCTGCCGGCTATACCTTGATAACATCGATCATATCCAGGTCTCATGGCCGAAGATCGGTATAAAAATGAGTCAACTCGGTCTGCTTGCCGGAGCAGACGATCTCTCAGGCACCATGTACATCGATGATGTTACCGGTGATGCCGGTGCAGATCTCTCTGATATCTTTGAACCTGAAGAGATGGCGTATATCTGTGCAGATATCGGGCGTGAACTCAAAGAGCGTTCGACGCTCTACAAGATCCTAAAATAA
- a CDS encoding S26 family signal peptidase, whose protein sequence is MGSEKGSTYLRHCCPDDLSLPEGLPAWQYGSSVLIFLRGNLHTYTMAAKSEKKPIKALISDFWKSEEQIPSAVREIASVLVTVGIIVAILFLGCGTWPAIVTIESESMVPHMNVGDLVLVVAADRLSPLQSMAEGEASGYQKYGMPGDVIIYRPNGNTDLHPIIHRALYWAPAGQTNITYREMNKATGQIETKQYVAPHDGYITKGDNNPVIDQTGFGDNYRGTGSAIQPVKKEWIIGKAVYSVPYVGYLPLNIGPVIVIVIVLMILQELYTRRKSSSDPAVTQTKKK, encoded by the coding sequence ATGGGCTCTGAAAAGGGATCAACATATTTGAGACACTGCTGTCCGGACGATTTATCTCTCCCTGAAGGTCTCCCGGCATGGCAGTATGGCAGTTCAGTATTAATATTTCTCAGAGGGAACCTACATACTTACACCATGGCAGCAAAGTCCGAAAAAAAGCCAATAAAAGCCTTAATATCTGATTTCTGGAAGAGTGAAGAGCAGATTCCCTCTGCAGTCCGTGAAATCGCCTCTGTTCTGGTTACTGTTGGTATCATCGTTGCCATCCTCTTTCTGGGTTGTGGGACCTGGCCTGCTATTGTTACCATCGAGTCAGAGAGCATGGTCCCCCATATGAACGTCGGCGATCTTGTTCTCGTGGTTGCCGCTGACCGGCTCAGTCCCCTTCAGAGTATGGCTGAAGGCGAGGCCTCGGGGTACCAGAAGTACGGCATGCCTGGTGATGTTATCATCTACCGTCCGAACGGGAACACTGACCTTCACCCGATCATCCACCGGGCCCTCTACTGGGCTCCCGCCGGGCAGACAAATATCACATACCGGGAGATGAACAAGGCAACCGGCCAGATCGAGACGAAGCAGTATGTGGCCCCCCATGACGGGTACATCACCAAGGGCGACAACAACCCGGTCATCGATCAAACCGGATTCGGGGACAACTACCGGGGAACGGGCTCTGCCATCCAGCCGGTTAAGAAGGAATGGATCATAGGGAAGGCTGTGTACTCTGTGCCGTACGTCGGGTACCTTCCTTTGAACATCGGACCTGTCATTGTCATCGTGATAGTCCTCATGATCCTTCAGGAACTCTATACTCGGCGCAAGTCCTCCAGTGACCCGGCTGTGACCCAGACAAAAAAGAAGTAA
- a CDS encoding DNA-directed DNA polymerase II small subunit, protein MSINSSAIVERFLDNRLQVHPDVVRYIREQNDDSLIDLIISALPNDCLVVSGRHLPGTTPARDGIRFLGDPSLEVIAGRKGSCKPAGRVEDYVTYFHDRYTRLSGMVRGRCSPIPIEALKRNSRYKSEEFAITGMVVEARSTGKGHRLIEIEDPTGFINILFNKDRDDFEEAEKIVPDEVIGVRGTLSPEGTLMFADQLFRPDIPFTYSPYMSDKPGYAALISDIHVGSDTFLEEAWGRFSDWLKESDISYLLVAGDLVDGIGIYPGQDKELTIPNIYGQYEALGKMFSQLPSRLQIVLAPGNHDVVRGAEPQPVIPEKFIGSFPSNCVWVENPALVNLQGVRVLMYHGRSFDDLIGVIPGASYEKAHDVIPEMLKRRHLAPCYGKRTPIAADTVDRLVIDPIPEVVHCGHVHITGITRYRGVLAINAGTWQSQTAFQKQMNIQPTPAQAVILNLQTLKPEVYDFSEGMPEPMRAG, encoded by the coding sequence ATGAGTATTAACTCATCCGCCATCGTGGAGCGGTTCCTGGACAACCGGCTCCAGGTTCATCCCGATGTGGTCAGGTATATCAGGGAGCAGAACGACGACAGTCTCATCGACCTTATCATCTCTGCACTTCCGAATGACTGCCTGGTTGTCTCCGGCCGGCACCTGCCAGGAACCACGCCGGCACGGGACGGAATACGGTTTTTAGGAGATCCTTCCCTTGAGGTGATTGCAGGAAGAAAGGGTTCCTGCAAACCGGCAGGAAGGGTGGAGGATTATGTCACATACTTTCATGACCGGTACACCAGGCTCTCAGGGATGGTCAGGGGGAGATGCAGTCCGATCCCTATCGAAGCATTGAAACGAAACTCGCGGTACAAATCAGAAGAGTTCGCCATCACCGGGATGGTGGTCGAAGCCCGGAGTACGGGAAAAGGGCACCGCCTGATCGAGATAGAGGATCCGACCGGATTTATCAATATTCTCTTTAACAAGGATCGCGATGACTTTGAAGAGGCAGAGAAGATCGTGCCTGACGAGGTGATCGGGGTAAGGGGCACCCTTTCACCTGAAGGGACCCTCATGTTTGCGGATCAACTCTTCAGGCCTGATATCCCGTTCACCTACTCCCCGTACATGAGTGACAAGCCCGGGTACGCAGCCCTGATATCTGACATTCACGTAGGGTCAGACACATTTCTTGAAGAGGCATGGGGGCGGTTCTCTGACTGGCTGAAAGAGAGCGACATATCATACCTGTTGGTAGCTGGAGACCTGGTGGACGGGATCGGTATCTACCCTGGGCAGGATAAGGAACTGACCATCCCAAACATCTACGGGCAGTATGAAGCGCTCGGAAAGATGTTCTCCCAGCTCCCGTCCCGGCTGCAGATCGTGCTAGCTCCCGGTAACCACGACGTGGTGCGGGGAGCCGAACCCCAGCCGGTGATTCCTGAGAAGTTCATCGGCTCATTCCCTTCAAACTGTGTATGGGTTGAGAATCCGGCACTTGTCAACCTCCAGGGTGTCAGGGTTCTGATGTATCACGGGAGGTCATTCGATGATCTCATCGGGGTGATACCGGGTGCCAGCTATGAAAAGGCACATGATGTGATCCCTGAGATGCTCAAGCGACGGCACCTTGCCCCGTGTTATGGAAAGAGAACACCGATAGCTGCCGACACGGTCGACCGGCTCGTCATTGATCCGATCCCCGAGGTTGTCCACTGCGGCCATGTTCATATCACCGGCATCACCCGATATAGGGGAGTGCTGGCAATCAATGCCGGGACATGGCAGAGTCAGACCGCATTTCAGAAGCAGATGAATATTCAGCCGACACCTGCACAGGCAGTCATCCTGAACCTTCAGACCCTCAAGCCGGAGGTTTATGACTTCAGTGAAGGGATGCCTGAACCGATGAGAGCCGGTTGA